From a region of the Helianthus annuus cultivar XRQ/B chromosome 5, HanXRQr2.0-SUNRISE, whole genome shotgun sequence genome:
- the LOC110940481 gene encoding protein ULTRAPETALA 1: MANGVNNVSAMFTDEEVKDISGFKCGGEDHVEVTCGCTSHRYGDAVGTLRVFVNGDLEISCECTPGCDEDKLSPAAFEKHSGRETSRKWKNNIWVIVDGEKVALFKTALLKYYNKALSSGSNRSQAGRVCHRDEFLRCTKCNKHRRFRLRTKEECRSYHDAFIDANWSCSEMPYDKITCDDDEERASRRVYRGCVRSPTCKGCTSCVCFGCATCRFSDCSCQTCNDFTINSKA; the protein is encoded by the exons ATGGCGAATGGTGTGAATAATGTTTCGGCAATGTTTACAGATGAAGAAGTGAAGGATATAAGTGGGTTCAAGTGTGGCGGCGAGGATCACGTGGAGGTCACGTGCGGGTGCACGAGCCATCGTTACGGCGATGCTGTTGGGACCCTTAGGGTTTTTGTCAACGGTGATCTTGAAATCAGCTGTGAATGTACCCCTGGTTGTGATGAAG ATAAGTTAAGCCCAGCTGCatttgagaagcattctggaagagaAACATCAAGAAAATGGAAGAATaatatttgggtgattgttgatggAGAGAAAGTCGCATTGTTCAAAACCGCACTTCTCAAGTATTACAATAAAGCTTTGAGCAGCGGGTCAAACAGGTCACAAGCGGGTCGGGTTTGTCATAGGGATGAATTTCTTAGGTGCACAAAATGCAATAAGCATAGAAGGTTCCGCCTTCGCACAAAAGAGGAATGCCGGTCTTATCATGATGCGTTTATAGATGCTAATTGGAGCTGTTCTGAGATGCCTTATGACAA GATAACATGTGACGATGACGAGGAAAGAGCGAGCCGAAGGGTGTACAGAGGGTGTGTGCGTTCTCCGACCTGCAAAGGCTGCACGTCCTGTGTTTGTTTCGGTTGTGCCACCTGTCGGTTTTCAGATTGCTCGTGTCAGACATGCAATGACTTCACCATCAACTCAAAAGCTTAG